A window of the Gossypium hirsutum isolate 1008001.06 chromosome A05, Gossypium_hirsutum_v2.1, whole genome shotgun sequence genome harbors these coding sequences:
- the LOC107960373 gene encoding zinc finger protein 90: protein MEKKCGKRKAKEKMGFQGYGLRDNPKKSWKSLGFNGDDDNAATSSTLEFQCKACGRQFESMKALFGHMRHHSARERKEVNCQECGRKFKSLKALTAHMRLHPLKSVTVKRKRSKRSRYNSAPNSSLSSLNESSGLVEIDQDVEDAALCLIMMSRGVKNWTEFNCFWESCGNSDFEIKSFHQNKEILQTSFGYGDELDSYASGSMNVFHEKNISECKELDSGILSAKEKNAESGFELYETEIKGTLSGEIMNLKSIETEQRQDLMEGLDLTGLGSTKSSSSKDAMFDACDSGPADDASNKLISIPLNSEASDDSLRKNKYRCRICNKTFKSHQALGGHQTIHRKSNTYAEPVEDQDKTTHISSSPEIEAGCRLVKVEYVENSVDQEMNEVTSSETRVYKVHKCLICLKVFGSGQALGGHKRSHISRDPGPGDKQPAKQLDLSNISDVIDLNLPVMHNEEANGDTGLKLCRLGTDCKNEALLSLVAN from the coding sequence ATGGAAAAGAAGTGTGGCAAAAGAAAGGCAAAGGAGAAGATGGGTTTTCAAGGTTATGGTTTGAGGGATAACCCTAAGAAATCTTGGAAATCTTTGGGCTTTAATGGTGACGACGACAATGCTGCTACCAGCTCAACCCTTGAGTTTCAGTGCAAAGCTTGTGGCAGACAATTTGAGTCAATGAAAGCTTTGTTCGGTCACATGAGGCATCATTCTGCAAGAGAAAGGAAAGAAGTTAACTGTCAAGAATGTGGCAGAAAGTTTAAGTCCTTGAAGGCTCTCACTGCTCACATGAGATTGCACCCTTTGAAGAGCGTAACAGTGAAGAGAAAGAGATCGAAAAGATCGAGGTATAATAGTGCCCCGAATTCTTCACTttctagcttgaatgaatcttcTGGTTTAGTTGAAATTGATCAAGATGTTGAAGATGCTGCCTTGTGCTTGATAATGATGTCTAGGGGTGTAAAGAATTGGACTGAGTTCAATTGTTTTTGGGAGTCTTGTGGTAATAGTGATTTTGAGATCAAATCTTTTCATCAAAATAAAGAGATTTTGCAGACTAGTTTTGGTTATGGGGATGAGCTTGATTCTTATGCGTCTGGTTCTATGAATGTTTTCCATGAGAAGAACATAAGTGAATGTAAAGAATTGGATTCTGGGATTTTGTCTGCAAAGGAAAAGAATGCTGAATCCGGATTTGAATTGTATGAAACTGAGATTAAGGGAACACTTTCTGGGGAAATAATGAACTTGAAGTCTATTGAAACGGAACAAAGGCAGGATTTGATGGAAGGACTGGATTTAACTGGTTTAGGATCCACAAAATCTAGTTCTAGCAAAGATGCCATGTTCGATGCTTGCGATTCGGGACCAGCTGATGATGCTTCCAACAAGCTAATAAGTATTCCATTGAATTCTGAAGCATCTGATGATTCCCTGAGAAAGAACAAATACAGATGCAGGATCTGCAACAAGACCTTTAAATCTCACCAGGCCCTTGGAGGTCATCAAACAATCCACAGAAAGAGTAATACCTATGCCGAGCCGGTCGAGGACCAAGATAAAACTACCCACATTAGCAGTTCTCCTGAAATTGAGGCTGGATGCAGGCTTGTGAAGGTTGAGTATGTTGAGAATTCAGTGGACCAGGAAATGAATGAGGTGACTAGTTCTGAAACAAGGGTGTACAAGGTGCACAAGTGCCTAATCTGCTTAAAGGTTTTCGGATCAGGTCAGGCTTTGGGTGGTCACAAGAGGTCTCACATCTCGAGAGACCCCGGACCTGGTGACAAACAGCCTGCAAAGCAGCTAGACCTTTCTAACATCTCTGATGTTATTGATCTTAACCTCCCAGTTATGCACAATGAAGAGGCTAATGGTGACACCGGACTCAAGTTGTGCCGGCTTGGAACTGACTGCAAGAATGAGGCTCTACTGAGCCTAGTTGCTAACTGA
- the LOC107960374 gene encoding uncharacterized protein codes for MIHKRPYTDDSQEVACKHMRQCDDTVHIASFVDVNDVHPNNAFQNHQIPEGKWEDIYTGCQDEGRFAEDQCNNVHRGTNKEYESGASACVPHFWWVNGNGMDADAESNVAVHLPLFPEYFASGNQVQAFLHSDEIYSSLLSPKKVSVGPEYQADIPEWSQQDMKSSLDYLDTSDPQVALRSSCAGLMVDDDYGKKMMGTCVIPMPDSEATSMFCFEDASHGIDCDCLDRGSISCIGQHVTKAREKLKGNLALEIFRELGFCDMGEEVAKEWTEEEELAFDNVVLSNPFSLGKNFWGHLPVALPSRTKKEAISYYFNVFMLRKRVEQNRIYPLHIDSDDDEWQTAECGIPAGDDDSVVESPTGHETAAHYENNDEEDCHEDIENDYDNEHGVDSSENAADDFCKGITEEEDEGDIDEISRLHGEKFIDDYSCSDFQLVTRVKGNNEDDYNDVQDDSCTSYEYQGEQVDSHGLPETAMDANQPSLE; via the exons ATGATTCATAAACGTCCTTACACCGATGACTCTCAAGAGGTTGCCTGTAAGCATATGAGGCAATGTGATGATACTGTCCACATTGCTTCCTTTGTTGATGTCAATGATGTTCATCCCAACAACGCTTTTCAAAACCATCAAATTCCTG AAGGTAAATGGGAGGACATTTACACTGGGTGCCAAGATGAAGGTAGGTTTGCTGAAGATCAATGCAACAATGTTCATCGTGGCACCAATAAGGAATACGAAAGTGGTGCTTCTGCTTGTGTTCCTCATTTTTGGTGGGTAAATGGCAATGGCATGGATGCAGATGCAGAGTCAAATGTGGCAGTTCATCTTCCACTGTTTCCGGAGTATTTTGCATCCGGGAACCAAGTCCAGGCTTTTCTTCATTCTGATGAAATCTATTCATCTCTTCTTTCTCCTAAAAAAGTTTCTGTTGGACCAGAGTATCAAGCTGATATTCCTGAATGGAGCCAACAGGATATGAAGAGCTCCTTGGATTATCTTGATACATCAGATCCTCAAGTTGCCCTTAGATCATCATGTGCAGGCCTCATGGTTGATGATGAttatgggaagaagatgatggGTACTTGTGTCATTCCAATGCCTGATTCTGAAGCAACTTCAATGTTTTGCTTTGAAGATGCGAGCCATGGAATTGATTGTGACTGCCTCGATCGTGGTTCTATCAGTTGCATTGGACAACATGTGACAAAAGCAAGAGAGAAACTAAAGGGGAATCTTGCGTTGGAAATATTCAGGGAGTTGGGTTTCTGTGATATGGGGGAGGAAGTTGCAAAAGAATGGACAGAAGAGGAAGAGCTAGCATTTGATAATGTTGTCCTTTCTAACCCCTTCTCATTGGGCAAGAATTTTTGGGGTCATCTCCCTGTGGCTCTCCCTTCCCGTACTAAGAAGGAAGCTATCAGTTATTATTTCAATGTGTTTATGCTCAGAAAACGTGTCGAGCAGAACCGAATTTACCCTTTACATATTGACAGTGATGATGATGAGTGGCAGACAGCTGAGTGTGGAATTCCAGCGGGGGATGACGACTCTGTCGTGGAATCTCCAACTGGTCATGAAACTGCTGCACATTATGAAAACAACGATGAAGAAGATTGCCATGAGGACATTGAGAATGATTATGACAACGAGCATGGGGTTGATTCTTCTGAAAATGCTGCTGATGATTTTTGTAAAGGTATCACTGAGGAAGAAGATGAGGGAGATATCGATGAAATTTCAAGACTCCATGGGGAAAAGTTCATTGATGATTACAGTTGCAGTGATTTTCAGCTTGTGACTAGGGTTAAGGGGAATAATGAGGATGATTATAATGATGTCCAGGATGACTCATGCACATCATACGAGTATCAGGGGGAGCAGGTTGATTCCCATGGTCTGCCTGAGACGGCGATGGATGCAAATCAACCCAGTCTAGAGTGA